Proteins encoded together in one Microbacterium sp. zg-Y625 window:
- a CDS encoding D-arabinono-1,4-lactone oxidase has protein sequence MTRPGGVWRNWGRTAQVRPQRVEFPSTVAAVRRCVQAAAARGLRVKAVGAGHSFSEIAAAPDVLVDLSDLTGLVAVDRERGRVRLRAGTRLHSIPRLLAPHALAMPNLGDIDRQTIAGAISTGTHGTGDRFGGIATQVVAATLVTADAEVLTVDEDENAGLLPAVALGLGALGILVDVTLQCVPAFVLHAVERPEPLDAVAEVLPRRHAAADHFELYWFPHTDVALTKTNTRLPASAPRHRLSARARFVDDTLLSNGLYRVTCAAGAGAPPLVRPVNRLATRLTGDREYTDDSHAVFTQRRTVRFREMEYAVPIDRLSAAFGDLRTLIADRGWRLSFPVEVRTAAADGLWLSTAHARDSGYIAVHRYWREDPAEYFEAVEQVMLRHEGRPHWGKMHGLDAAQLRERYPRFAEFTALRDRLDPTRMFHNAYLERVLGG, from the coding sequence GTGACCCGGCCCGGCGGAGTCTGGCGCAACTGGGGTCGCACCGCCCAGGTGCGCCCGCAACGGGTCGAGTTCCCCTCGACGGTCGCGGCGGTCCGCCGATGCGTGCAGGCCGCGGCTGCGCGGGGACTTCGCGTCAAGGCGGTGGGAGCGGGCCACAGCTTCTCGGAGATCGCCGCCGCCCCCGACGTGCTGGTCGATCTCAGCGATCTCACCGGCCTGGTCGCAGTGGACCGCGAGCGCGGGCGGGTGCGCCTGCGGGCGGGCACCAGACTGCACAGCATTCCGCGGCTGCTCGCGCCGCACGCCTTGGCGATGCCGAATCTGGGGGACATCGACCGCCAGACCATCGCGGGAGCGATCTCCACAGGCACGCACGGCACCGGTGACCGCTTCGGCGGCATCGCCACCCAGGTCGTGGCCGCGACGCTCGTCACAGCCGACGCCGAGGTGCTCACCGTCGACGAAGACGAGAACGCCGGGCTGCTGCCCGCCGTCGCCCTGGGGCTGGGCGCTCTCGGCATCCTCGTCGACGTCACCCTGCAGTGCGTCCCGGCGTTCGTGTTGCATGCCGTCGAACGCCCCGAGCCCCTCGACGCCGTCGCCGAAGTGCTGCCGAGGCGCCACGCGGCGGCCGACCACTTCGAGCTCTACTGGTTCCCGCACACCGACGTGGCACTGACCAAGACCAATACGCGGCTGCCCGCGAGCGCACCGCGGCACAGGCTGTCTGCCCGCGCACGGTTCGTCGACGACACGCTGCTGTCCAACGGGCTGTACCGGGTCACCTGCGCCGCGGGCGCCGGGGCTCCGCCCCTCGTGCGCCCCGTGAACCGGCTCGCCACCCGGCTGACGGGCGATCGCGAATACACCGACGACTCCCACGCCGTCTTCACCCAGCGCCGGACGGTGCGCTTCCGGGAGATGGAGTACGCCGTGCCGATCGATCGCCTCTCCGCGGCGTTCGGCGACCTCCGCACGCTCATCGCCGATCGGGGCTGGCGACTGTCGTTCCCGGTCGAGGTGCGCACCGCTGCCGCCGACGGACTCTGGCTGTCGACCGCGCATGCGCGGGACTCCGGCTACATCGCGGTGCACCGCTACTGGCGGGAGGACCCCGCGGAGTACTTCGAGGCCGTGGAGCAGGTCATGCTGCGCCACGAGGGCCGGCCGCACTGGGGCAAGATGCATGGACTGGATGCCGCGCAGCTGCGCGAGCGTTACCCGCGCTTCGCCGAGTTCACCGCGCTGCGCGATCGGCTCGACCCCACGCGCATGTTCCACAACGCCTACCTGGAACGCGTTCTCGGTGGGTAA
- a CDS encoding alanine racemase yields MTAAVADLSGPVAAISVSALRFNALDLVVRAGGVPIRLASKSVRVREVQDAALALPGYHGILAFSLAEALWLAERHDDVVLGYPSVDRAAIARLTADERSASRITLMVDDLAQLDVIDSVAPPRSRPPLRVALDVDASWQAPGLGHIGVRRSPVHDPAEVARLARAVAGRDGFRLVGMMMYEAQIAGQPDATGAGDGVVRWMQRRSGHELRERRAAVVAAVREIAPLEFVNGGGTGSLEYTAADESVTEVTAGSGLLAGHLFDGYRAFEPAPAAAFALEVVRKPAPDIATVLGGGWIASGPAVPSRQPAPVWPAGLRTLPREGAGEVQTPLQGAAARRLRVGDRVWFRHAKSGELAEHVDRYRLIDGGRIVGETPTYRGEGMSFL; encoded by the coding sequence ATGACGGCTGCCGTCGCCGATCTGTCCGGTCCCGTGGCCGCGATCAGCGTGAGCGCGCTGCGGTTCAATGCGCTCGATCTCGTCGTGCGTGCCGGCGGCGTGCCGATCCGCCTGGCCAGCAAGTCCGTGCGGGTGCGCGAGGTGCAGGATGCCGCACTGGCGCTCCCGGGTTACCACGGCATCCTCGCCTTCAGCCTTGCCGAGGCCCTGTGGCTGGCCGAGCGGCACGACGACGTCGTGCTGGGGTACCCGAGCGTCGACCGTGCCGCCATCGCCCGCCTCACCGCAGACGAGCGCTCAGCGTCGCGCATCACGCTCATGGTCGATGATCTCGCGCAGCTCGACGTGATCGACAGCGTGGCGCCGCCCCGCTCGCGCCCGCCGCTGCGCGTGGCGCTCGACGTCGATGCCTCCTGGCAGGCACCGGGCTTGGGGCACATCGGTGTGCGCCGCTCGCCCGTGCACGATCCCGCCGAAGTGGCACGCCTCGCGCGGGCGGTCGCCGGCCGCGACGGCTTTCGGCTCGTCGGCATGATGATGTACGAAGCGCAGATCGCCGGGCAGCCCGACGCGACCGGTGCGGGCGACGGCGTCGTGCGGTGGATGCAGCGCCGCTCCGGGCACGAGCTGCGGGAGCGTCGCGCGGCGGTGGTCGCCGCGGTGCGCGAGATCGCACCCCTCGAGTTCGTCAACGGTGGGGGGACCGGCTCGCTGGAGTACACCGCCGCCGACGAGTCCGTCACCGAGGTGACCGCAGGAAGCGGGCTGCTCGCCGGGCACCTGTTCGACGGGTACCGGGCGTTCGAACCGGCGCCGGCAGCCGCCTTCGCCCTCGAAGTGGTCCGTAAGCCGGCGCCGGACATCGCGACCGTGCTCGGCGGCGGATGGATCGCGTCCGGCCCTGCGGTGCCGTCGCGCCAGCCCGCGCCGGTATGGCCCGCCGGGCTGCGTACGCTCCCGCGCGAGGGCGCAGGGGAGGTGCAGACGCCGTTGCAGGGCGCCGCCGCGCGCAGACTGCGGGTCGGTGATCGCGTGTGGTTCCGCCACGCCAAGAGCGGGGAGCTCGCCGAGCACGTCGACCGCTACCGGCTCATCGATGGCGGGCGGATCGTGGGGGAGACGCCCACCTACCGCGGTGAGGGGATGAGCTTCCTGTGA
- a CDS encoding FUSC family protein: MNAPAEGRGGPASDSGSTQAPERRARSQRAQRTKRPKGTPMLIVLMIIVVLPSVLLADAWGAGAAGIIGGLTGMFSLVVFMGGPLRADLRVALVMGPLLIIAAAVPRLVAEASRPAAMALVVLLAFVAALLPVIGPRFANAGMGLGMTTMFGYGYAPMGGADHQQVIAAAVAGVVVALLLRILMGISDPSKPTREQIADVLVADDPSAATATAFGTWLSDGRQRWLADALEGASRYRLALRTAKVARAAGADAAGAALQGRARELAEELKAKPARDKPGQDKPVTAAAAPAAAPDAADPHLAEAASALDTVEQAIREHDTAAVHLDRDRRHQLGDAVLHPSARVRSIQLRHALRAALAVLLMLLITSGLEPGDPLVSTALLTTFSILQASWGDTVTKTRNKIIGVVSGSLAVAVILLVVPHSYLVAVAAVSLCLGLWYIVTRPALGAAFMVVVSVGFNAVNRDLDPVTLLLQYVGLTASAVVVGVVFGFVVIPGLRPAPLRRRIENATSATASALRASSHGTGASQPEEIALFRDATRAQDELVPDRDRLDERQLAELDDLRTGLRDMTTLAEATTLTPEELEQVLHALSPEDPAGEGAQDGTAAEESGAASSTLWDLAQRAGSAERYLLRTLPVTR, translated from the coding sequence ATGAACGCGCCAGCCGAGGGCCGGGGAGGCCCCGCGAGCGATTCCGGGAGCACCCAGGCGCCTGAGCGCCGCGCGCGATCCCAGCGCGCTCAGCGCACCAAGCGCCCCAAGGGCACGCCGATGCTCATCGTGCTGATGATCATCGTGGTGCTGCCCTCCGTGCTGCTCGCGGACGCCTGGGGCGCGGGGGCGGCGGGGATCATCGGCGGCCTCACCGGCATGTTCTCGCTGGTGGTGTTCATGGGCGGCCCCCTGCGGGCCGACCTGCGCGTCGCTCTGGTGATGGGCCCGCTGCTGATCATCGCCGCGGCTGTCCCTCGCCTCGTGGCCGAAGCTTCGCGTCCTGCGGCGATGGCGCTCGTGGTGCTGCTGGCCTTCGTCGCCGCGCTCCTGCCGGTGATCGGTCCTCGCTTCGCCAACGCGGGCATGGGTCTCGGCATGACGACCATGTTCGGCTACGGCTACGCCCCGATGGGCGGGGCCGACCACCAGCAGGTGATCGCCGCCGCCGTCGCCGGTGTCGTCGTCGCACTCCTGCTGCGCATCCTGATGGGGATCTCGGATCCATCGAAGCCGACCCGCGAGCAGATCGCCGACGTGCTCGTCGCCGATGACCCCAGCGCGGCCACGGCGACCGCGTTCGGCACCTGGCTCAGCGACGGCCGGCAGCGCTGGCTCGCCGACGCCCTCGAGGGAGCCTCGCGGTACCGGCTGGCCCTCCGCACCGCAAAGGTGGCGCGGGCAGCCGGGGCCGACGCCGCCGGCGCCGCCCTCCAGGGGCGAGCCCGCGAGCTGGCCGAGGAGCTGAAGGCGAAGCCCGCACGGGACAAGCCCGGACAGGACAAGCCCGTGACGGCGGCGGCGGCCCCCGCCGCGGCGCCCGATGCCGCGGACCCGCACCTCGCCGAGGCGGCGAGCGCTCTGGACACCGTGGAGCAGGCGATCCGCGAGCACGACACCGCCGCTGTCCACCTCGATCGCGATCGGCGCCACCAGCTCGGGGATGCCGTGCTGCACCCGTCGGCACGGGTGAGGTCCATCCAGCTCCGGCACGCTCTGCGCGCGGCGCTCGCGGTGCTGCTGATGCTGCTGATCACATCCGGCCTGGAGCCGGGCGATCCGCTGGTGTCCACGGCGCTGCTGACCACGTTCAGCATCCTGCAGGCCAGTTGGGGCGACACCGTGACCAAGACGCGGAACAAGATCATCGGCGTCGTCAGCGGCTCGCTCGCGGTCGCGGTGATCCTGCTCGTCGTGCCGCACAGCTACCTCGTGGCGGTCGCCGCCGTGTCCCTGTGCCTGGGGCTGTGGTACATCGTCACCCGCCCTGCGCTGGGTGCCGCGTTCATGGTCGTCGTGAGCGTCGGCTTCAATGCCGTGAACCGCGATCTCGATCCGGTCACCCTCTTGCTGCAGTACGTCGGGCTCACCGCGAGTGCGGTGGTGGTCGGCGTCGTCTTCGGCTTCGTCGTGATCCCGGGCTTGCGGCCCGCACCGCTGCGGCGGCGCATCGAGAACGCGACCTCCGCCACCGCGAGCGCCCTGCGCGCCTCGTCGCACGGCACGGGTGCGTCGCAGCCGGAGGAGATCGCGCTGTTCCGCGACGCCACCCGCGCGCAGGACGAACTGGTACCCGACCGTGACCGGCTCGACGAGCGGCAGCTCGCCGAGCTCGACGACCTGCGCACGGGGCTGCGCGACATGACCACGCTGGCCGAAGCCACGACGCTGACGCCCGAAGAGCTGGAGCAGGTCCTCCACGCGCTGAGTCCGGAGGACCCGGCCGGCGAGGGGGCGCAGGACGGCACCGCCGCTGAGGAGTCGGGCGCGGCATCCTCGACCCTCTGGGACCTGGCCCAGCGGGCCGGATCGGCCGAGCGCTACCTCCTGCGGACGCTGCCGGTCACCCGCTGA
- a CDS encoding NAD(P)/FAD-dependent oxidoreductase, which yields MPRILIVGGGYAGFYTAWKLEKHLRKGEADVTIVDPLPYMTYQPFLPEVAAGEIEARHVVVGLRRHLKRTRVVTAKVTGIDHANKVATITPAVGEPWQHEYDQIVVTAGAVSRTFPIPGIAENAIGLKSVEEAVAIRDRILTNFDRAANLPAGPERDRLLTVVVVGGGFAGIEVFAEMRALASSLIENYPTLTFEDTHFHLIEAMGRIMPEVSLKTSEWVLKDLAKRGANVHLDTQVKGAIDGNVELSTGEVIPTDLIVWTAGVMANPTVVRGSDLPIEERGRIRTRADLRVGTDEEIVEGAWAAGDISAVPDLTGKGVGGYCVPNAQHAVRQAKLLAKNLTAVLRGELPSEYIHHNLGAVAGLGLYNGVFQSGNIALKGFIAWIAHRGYHGLAMPSWERKWRVIGDWWHNLWLNRDNVSLQAVQNPRYVFEEFAARPRPATSDAPAPAPAPAIDPKTVVAEKAGKAPEQTTASR from the coding sequence GTGCCCAGGATCCTCATCGTCGGCGGCGGCTATGCGGGCTTCTACACCGCATGGAAGCTCGAAAAGCACCTTCGCAAGGGCGAGGCCGACGTGACCATCGTCGATCCGCTGCCCTATATGACGTACCAGCCGTTCCTCCCCGAGGTCGCCGCAGGTGAGATCGAGGCCCGCCACGTCGTGGTGGGGCTCCGTCGTCACCTCAAGCGCACGCGGGTGGTCACCGCCAAGGTCACCGGCATCGACCACGCGAACAAGGTCGCGACCATCACGCCCGCCGTGGGAGAGCCCTGGCAGCACGAGTACGACCAGATCGTCGTCACCGCAGGCGCCGTCTCGCGCACCTTCCCGATCCCGGGCATCGCCGAGAACGCGATCGGCCTGAAGTCGGTCGAAGAAGCCGTCGCGATCCGTGACCGCATCCTCACCAACTTCGACCGTGCCGCGAACCTCCCCGCCGGTCCGGAGCGCGATCGCCTGCTGACGGTCGTGGTCGTCGGTGGCGGCTTCGCCGGCATCGAGGTCTTCGCCGAGATGCGCGCGCTCGCCTCGTCGCTGATCGAGAACTACCCGACGCTGACGTTCGAGGACACGCACTTCCACCTCATCGAGGCGATGGGCCGCATCATGCCCGAGGTGTCGCTGAAGACGAGCGAGTGGGTGCTGAAGGACCTCGCCAAGCGCGGGGCCAACGTGCACCTCGACACGCAGGTCAAGGGCGCCATCGACGGCAACGTCGAGCTCTCGACCGGGGAGGTCATCCCGACCGACCTGATCGTCTGGACCGCCGGTGTCATGGCCAACCCCACGGTCGTCCGTGGCAGCGACCTGCCCATCGAAGAGCGCGGCCGCATCCGCACCCGTGCCGACCTGCGCGTCGGCACCGACGAGGAGATCGTCGAGGGCGCCTGGGCGGCCGGCGACATCTCCGCCGTCCCCGACCTCACCGGAAAGGGTGTCGGCGGCTACTGCGTTCCCAACGCACAGCACGCCGTCCGCCAGGCGAAGCTGCTGGCCAAGAACCTCACCGCGGTGCTGCGCGGCGAACTGCCCAGCGAGTACATCCACCACAACCTCGGTGCGGTGGCGGGTCTCGGCCTCTACAACGGCGTCTTCCAGTCCGGCAACATCGCGCTGAAGGGCTTCATCGCCTGGATCGCGCACCGCGGCTACCACGGCCTGGCCATGCCGTCGTGGGAGCGCAAGTGGCGCGTCATCGGCGACTGGTGGCACAACCTGTGGCTGAACCGCGACAACGTCTCGCTGCAGGCCGTGCAGAACCCGCGCTACGTCTTCGAGGAGTTCGCCGCCCGTCCGCGTCCCGCCACGTCCGACGCGCCCGCGCCCGCGCCCGCGCCCGCCATCGACCCCAAGACGGTTGTGGCAGAGAAGGCCGGCAAGGCGCCCGAGCAGACGACGGCATCCCGCTGA
- a CDS encoding S8 family serine peptidase has protein sequence MSRSLAAAAVVLASVGLLGAAPAPAPSPVPVTAPDPVRAAQYWLDDYGIRDAWETTRGAGTRIAIIDTGVARGPAELNGVVAGADFSGLGSPDGRTPVGAVDAAHGSLVASLAAGRGTGPDAGVIGVAPEAELLSLSLSFGAAASTPFADQVAEAMRWAVDHGADVINLSFTTNTLDWPQSWDDAFLYALEHDVVVVVAAGNRGSGTDRVGAPATIPGVLTVGGVDRTGKASVEASTQGITIGISGPSEDLLGVSPEGNTVQWNGTSGAAPIVAGIAALVRSAHPELDAANVINRIVKTATPAAGASGPRDPLYGYGLVDASAAVSQAVAAVETNPMGDLKEWIRLYRRADAEPAPVPTTGPVAVPPLPAADPATRPTTPLLPSEHTLIYGTLPLSVATVAGILVALGVTAATRRIRSARAHRVPSSPI, from the coding sequence ATGAGCCGCAGCCTCGCAGCGGCCGCGGTGGTGCTGGCCAGCGTCGGGCTGCTCGGGGCGGCGCCCGCGCCGGCGCCTTCGCCGGTCCCGGTGACCGCTCCCGACCCGGTGCGGGCCGCGCAGTACTGGCTCGACGACTACGGCATCCGCGACGCCTGGGAGACCACGCGGGGCGCGGGCACCCGCATCGCGATCATCGATACCGGGGTGGCTCGGGGACCGGCCGAACTGAACGGCGTCGTCGCCGGCGCGGACTTCTCCGGACTGGGATCGCCCGACGGTCGCACGCCCGTGGGAGCGGTGGATGCCGCGCACGGGAGCCTCGTGGCATCCCTCGCCGCAGGCCGCGGCACCGGGCCCGACGCCGGCGTGATCGGAGTCGCACCCGAGGCGGAGCTGCTGTCGCTGTCGCTGTCGTTCGGCGCGGCGGCGTCCACACCGTTCGCCGACCAGGTGGCCGAGGCGATGCGGTGGGCGGTGGACCACGGGGCCGACGTGATCAACCTGTCGTTCACGACGAACACCCTCGACTGGCCGCAGAGCTGGGACGACGCGTTCCTGTACGCCCTCGAGCACGACGTCGTCGTGGTCGTGGCCGCAGGAAACCGCGGCAGCGGCACCGACCGGGTGGGAGCCCCGGCCACGATCCCCGGCGTGCTCACCGTCGGCGGCGTGGACCGCACCGGCAAGGCGAGCGTCGAGGCATCCACGCAGGGCATCACCATCGGGATCAGCGGCCCGAGCGAAGATCTGCTCGGCGTCTCGCCGGAGGGGAACACCGTTCAGTGGAACGGCACGAGCGGCGCCGCGCCCATCGTCGCCGGCATCGCGGCGCTCGTCCGCTCGGCCCACCCCGAGCTCGACGCAGCGAACGTCATCAACCGCATCGTGAAGACGGCCACCCCGGCAGCCGGGGCGTCGGGCCCGCGCGATCCGCTCTACGGCTACGGCCTGGTCGATGCGTCCGCGGCGGTGTCCCAGGCGGTGGCAGCCGTCGAGACGAACCCGATGGGCGACCTGAAGGAGTGGATCCGGCTGTACCGCCGAGCGGATGCCGAACCCGCGCCCGTCCCCACGACGGGCCCCGTCGCGGTGCCCCCGCTGCCGGCCGCCGATCCCGCCACCCGACCCACCACGCCCCTGCTGCCGTCGGAACACACCCTGATCTACGGCACCCTTCCGCTCTCGGTGGCCACCGTGGCCGGTATACTGGTGGCGCTCGGTGTCACCGCTGCTACCCGGCGCATCAGATCGGCTCGCGCGCACCGTGTGCCGAGCAGCCCAATCTAG
- a CDS encoding DUF501 domain-containing protein, whose amino-acid sequence MSTPPFDPADDADLAVLREQLGRPPRGVLGIAARCVCGNPTVVATAPRLPDGTPFPTFYYLTHPGATAAMSTLEAEQVMKDLSDELAADEELAAAYLRAHEAYLRDRAPYGEVPEIEGISAGGMPTRVKCLHALAGHALAAGPGVNPIGDRALELSSWSPERCTCAHPGGRVS is encoded by the coding sequence GTGAGCACCCCGCCGTTCGACCCCGCCGACGACGCCGACCTCGCGGTCCTCCGCGAGCAGCTCGGTCGCCCCCCTCGGGGTGTGCTGGGGATCGCGGCCCGCTGCGTATGCGGCAACCCGACCGTCGTGGCGACGGCTCCACGGCTGCCCGACGGAACCCCGTTCCCGACCTTCTACTACCTCACCCACCCGGGTGCGACCGCTGCGATGTCCACGCTCGAAGCCGAGCAGGTGATGAAGGACCTTTCCGACGAGCTCGCCGCCGATGAGGAGCTGGCCGCGGCCTATCTGCGCGCGCACGAGGCGTACCTGCGCGACCGGGCGCCCTACGGCGAGGTGCCCGAGATCGAGGGGATCTCCGCCGGCGGCATGCCCACGCGCGTGAAGTGCCTGCACGCCCTGGCGGGGCATGCACTGGCGGCGGGCCCCGGTGTGAACCCGATCGGCGACCGCGCGCTGGAGCTGTCGTCCTGGTCGCCCGAGCGGTGCACGTGTGCCCACCCGGGCGGGCGGGTGTCATGA
- a CDS encoding septum formation initiator family protein gives MARSTAPPSRSPQVDVRQWLGGIRLSGFMMIMLGLVVLGALVLVPTVGTYLDQRQQIAALERSVQLGEDEVAELEATRDRWGDPAYITTQARERLYYHRPGEVVFLVDNDLPALEVPQERAPVSSDVEQTQHDWMALLVRSVVAAGTAETVTYEIGVPDPPAEQPAP, from the coding sequence GTGGCGAGATCGACGGCTCCCCCTTCTCGTTCGCCCCAGGTCGATGTGCGGCAGTGGCTGGGCGGCATCCGCCTGTCCGGCTTCATGATGATCATGCTGGGCCTGGTCGTGCTCGGCGCGCTGGTGCTCGTGCCCACGGTGGGCACCTACCTCGACCAGCGGCAGCAGATCGCCGCACTCGAGCGCTCGGTGCAACTGGGCGAAGACGAGGTGGCCGAACTCGAGGCGACGCGTGACCGCTGGGGCGACCCGGCCTACATCACGACGCAGGCGCGCGAGCGGCTGTACTACCACCGCCCCGGCGAGGTCGTCTTCCTCGTCGACAACGATCTGCCCGCGCTCGAGGTGCCGCAGGAGCGGGCGCCGGTGAGCTCGGACGTCGAACAGACCCAGCACGACTGGATGGCGCTCCTGGTGCGCTCGGTCGTCGCTGCCGGTACGGCCGAGACGGTCACGTACGAGATCGGCGTGCCAGACCCGCCCGCGGAGCAGCCCGCGCCCTGA
- the eno gene encoding phosphopyruvate hydratase, giving the protein MALIDAVGAREILDSRGNPTVEVEVLLDDGIVQRAAVPSGASTGAFEAYELRDGDKSRYGGKGVLKAVNAVIDELGPAVEGIDASEQRIVDEILIATDGTENKSRCGANAILGVSLAVAKAAADSADLPLFRYLGGPNAHVLPVPLFNVINGGEHADNGIDMQEFFLAPIGAETFAESLRWGAEVYQVLKSELKAAGYATGLGDEGGFAPDLPSNREGLEFLVRAIEKAGFTPGADIALGLDVAATEFFNDGVYRLDNKDWTAAELTDYYVGLVDDFPIVTIEDALAEDDWDNWTALTEKLGRRVQLVGDDLFVTNPARLADGIARGAANSLLVKVNQIGTLSETLDAIDLAHRSGYTTMLSHRSGETEDTTIADLAVAVGSGQIKSGAPARSERVAKYNQLLRIEEELGDAATFAGRSAFPRFKG; this is encoded by the coding sequence GTGGCACTGATCGATGCTGTAGGCGCGCGAGAAATTCTGGATTCGCGCGGCAATCCCACCGTCGAAGTGGAGGTGCTGCTCGACGACGGCATCGTCCAGCGTGCGGCCGTCCCCTCCGGCGCATCCACCGGCGCGTTCGAAGCGTACGAGCTGCGCGACGGCGACAAGAGCCGCTACGGCGGCAAGGGCGTGCTCAAGGCCGTCAACGCCGTCATCGACGAGCTCGGCCCGGCCGTGGAGGGCATCGACGCCAGCGAGCAGCGCATCGTCGACGAGATCCTCATCGCGACCGACGGCACCGAGAACAAGTCGCGCTGCGGCGCGAACGCCATCCTCGGCGTGAGCCTGGCGGTGGCCAAGGCCGCCGCCGACAGCGCGGACCTGCCGCTGTTCCGCTACCTCGGCGGCCCGAACGCGCACGTGCTGCCCGTGCCGCTGTTCAACGTCATCAACGGCGGCGAGCACGCCGACAACGGCATCGACATGCAGGAGTTCTTCCTCGCGCCCATCGGCGCGGAGACGTTCGCCGAGTCGCTGCGCTGGGGCGCCGAGGTCTACCAGGTGCTCAAGAGCGAGCTGAAGGCCGCCGGCTACGCCACCGGTCTCGGTGACGAGGGCGGCTTCGCCCCCGACCTGCCGAGCAACCGCGAGGGCCTGGAGTTCCTCGTCCGCGCGATCGAGAAGGCCGGCTTCACGCCGGGTGCCGACATCGCCCTGGGCCTGGACGTCGCGGCCACCGAGTTCTTCAACGACGGGGTCTACCGCCTCGACAACAAGGACTGGACCGCCGCCGAGCTCACCGACTACTACGTGGGCCTGGTCGACGACTTCCCGATCGTGACGATCGAGGATGCGCTGGCCGAGGACGACTGGGACAACTGGACCGCCCTCACCGAGAAGCTGGGCCGCAGGGTGCAGCTCGTGGGAGACGACCTCTTCGTCACCAACCCCGCGCGCCTGGCCGACGGCATCGCCCGCGGTGCCGCCAACTCGCTGCTGGTCAAGGTCAACCAGATCGGCACGCTGTCGGAGACCCTGGATGCCATCGACCTGGCGCACCGCTCCGGCTACACGACCATGCTCTCGCACCGTTCGGGCGAGACCGAGGACACCACCATCGCCGACCTCGCGGTCGCCGTGGGGTCGGGTCAGATCAAGAGCGGCGCGCCCGCTCGCAGCGAGCGCGTGGCGAAATACAATCAGCTTCTGCGCATCGAAGAGGAGCTGGGCGACGCGGCGACGTTCGCCGGCCGCTCCGCCTTCCCCCGCTTCAAGGGATAA
- a CDS encoding O-methyltransferase: MTEPTEKAWRRVDRYLTDTLVGHDAALEQAVADQNSAGLPSIEVAPVHGKLLHLLARMSGARRVLEIGTLGAYSTIWLARGIPDDGQVITIEAEPGNAAVARANLDRAGVGGKVEILLGRAAEVLPTLEGQEPFDLVFIDADKESNTIYLDWAARLGRPGTVVVVDNVGRAGRVADADTTDPQVIGTQRGLEMLGRDPRFDATAIQTLDAKGWDGVAIALVV; this comes from the coding sequence ATGACCGAACCCACCGAAAAGGCCTGGCGTCGCGTCGACCGCTACCTCACCGACACCCTCGTGGGGCACGATGCCGCGCTCGAGCAGGCCGTCGCCGACCAGAACAGCGCCGGCCTCCCGTCGATCGAGGTCGCGCCCGTCCACGGCAAGCTGCTGCACCTGCTCGCCCGCATGAGCGGCGCCCGCCGTGTGCTGGAGATCGGCACGCTGGGTGCGTACTCGACGATCTGGCTGGCGCGCGGTATCCCTGATGACGGTCAGGTCATCACGATCGAGGCCGAGCCGGGCAACGCCGCCGTCGCGCGGGCCAACCTCGACCGCGCCGGGGTGGGCGGCAAGGTCGAGATCCTCCTCGGACGCGCCGCCGAGGTGCTCCCCACCCTCGAGGGGCAGGAGCCCTTCGATCTGGTCTTCATCGACGCCGACAAGGAGTCCAACACGATCTACCTCGACTGGGCCGCGCGGCTGGGCCGCCCCGGCACCGTCGTCGTGGTCGACAACGTCGGACGTGCCGGTCGTGTGGCGGATGCCGACACCACCGACCCGCAGGTGATCGGCACCCAGCGGGGCCTGGAGATGCTCGGCCGGGACCCCCGGTTCGACGCCACCGCGATCCAGACGCTGGATGCGAAGGGGTGGGACGGCGTCGCGATCGCGCTCGTCGTCTGA
- a CDS encoding DUF4442 domain-containing protein, translating to MRVTPRRLALGMSLWAPNLFSGIRVRRFSDDWTEATVELHVNLITRNYVKTAFGGSLSSMTDPYFFMLVMHQLGRDYVVWDTRGEIEFLKPGRGVLTAHFQVSREKAEELRERARGGVKVLEWFDTEVRDAAGDVVARVRREVYVREKRRVSETARA from the coding sequence ATGCGTGTAACCCCTCGACGACTCGCCCTCGGCATGAGCCTGTGGGCACCCAACCTCTTCAGCGGCATCCGCGTGCGCCGCTTCTCCGACGACTGGACCGAGGCCACGGTCGAACTGCACGTGAACCTGATCACGCGCAACTACGTGAAAACCGCCTTCGGCGGGTCGCTTTCCTCCATGACCGACCCATACTTCTTCATGCTCGTCATGCACCAGCTCGGGCGTGACTACGTGGTCTGGGACACCCGCGGCGAGATCGAGTTCCTCAAGCCCGGCCGGGGCGTGCTGACGGCCCACTTCCAGGTGTCGCGCGAGAAGGCGGAAGAACTGCGGGAGCGCGCCCGCGGCGGCGTGAAGGTGCTCGAGTGGTTCGACACGGAGGTGAGGGATGCCGCCGGCGATGTCGTCGCGCGCGTGCGCCGCGAGGTCTACGTCCGCGAGAAGCGGCGCGTGAGCGAAACCGCCCGCGCCTGA